A window of Medicago truncatula chloroplast, complete genome genomic DNA:
TCCTGAAAATTTCTACAATAAGATTAGGTAGGTTACTGGCATAGTTCCCTATCCATTATTCTGCTATTTACTCAAATGATTTTCCTAGAATATAGGAAGAATACGAGTAGAACGAAAAAGAATAAGTCAATTTTTTAATGTTTAGATACAAAAAAACAAATTTTCTAATTGGATCAGTGGATCGTTTTTTCAGTCATTCATTGAATGATAAATCACTACAAGTGACGGAGATACACGATTTAAATAACGGAAAATCCAGTATTTTAAAATTGTATCTAAAATGACTGGAAAAGTGGAAACAAGACCAGATATAATTTGATTATTCTGAGTAAATCCAAAATCTTTATAGACAGACCCAATGATTAGTTCCCAACCATGAGTTGAATGGAATCCTATACATAAATCAGTTAATAAAAGGATCGAAAAAGCTTTTATTGTATCACTTAAGTTATATAGAAATTCTTGAACCCAAGAGTTAAGAATAATGAGTTCTTGATTACCCCTAATAGAATAACCACTTAGAATAAGGAAACATATTATATTTGTACAGAAATGTAAAATCGTATGGATACGGTCTTGGTTGTTCGTCTCGATCAATTGGATGGTTTCTTTGTAGATTTCCATACGAAGATTTTGAAAATGTGTTTCCGGATATTCCTTTAGCATTTCATCCAAGAGGAACAGTTCCTCGAACTCTATCAAT
This region includes:
- the cemA gene encoding envelope membrane protein; the protein is MAKKKAFIPLLCLTSIVFLPWCISFTFKKSLESWITNWWNTKQSEIFLNIIQEKTILKKLIEFEELFLLDEMLKEYPETHFQNLRMEIYKETIQLIETNNQDRIHTILHFCTNIICFLILSGYSIRGNQELIILNSWVQEFLYNLSDTIKAFSILLLTDLCIGFHSTHGWELIIGSVYKDFGFTQNNQIISGLVSTFPVILDTILKYWIFRYLNRVSPSLVVIYHSMND